AGCGGATGGCGCTCGAAGCTTTCAAGCAGCATTTCGGCCAGCTCGCGGATGCTCGCTTCGTTTTCCGGGTTACCGATGTTGATGATTTCCCCGTCGCAGCGCCCGTCTTTGTTCTCGATGATGCGGAACAGGGCTTCGATGCCGTCGCTGATATCAGTAAAGCAGCGTTTCTGTTTGCCGCCTTCAATCAGCTTAATCGGTGAGCCTTCCACCAGATTGAGGATCAGTTGGGTGATCGCCCGCGAACTGCCGATTCGCGCCGCGTTGAGGTTATCAAGGCGCGGCCCCATCCAGTTAAACGGACGGAACAGGGTGAACCGCAGATTTTCTTTTTCACCGTATGCCCAGATAACGCGGTCCAGCAGCTGTTTCGATACCGAGTAAATCCAGCGCTGTTTGTTGATAGGCCCCACCACCAGGTTCGAGGTGTCTTCGTCGAACACTTTGTCGGTGCACATACCGTACACTTCCGAGGTGGATGGGAAGATGATGCGCTTGTTGTACTTCACGCAGTCGCGGATGATTTTCAGGTTCTCTTCAAAATCGAGCTCGAAAACGCGCAGCGGATTACGGGTGTATTCGATAGGCGTAGCGATGGCCACCAGCGGCAACACCACGTCGCATTTCTTAATATGGTATTCAATCCACTCGGAATGAATGCTGATATCCCCTTCCACGAAATGGAAACGCGGGCAGTCGAGGAAACGGCTGATCGCATCCGAGCCAATATCAAGGCCATAGATTTCGTAGTTGTCGTCTTTGAGCAAACGCTCGGTCAAATGGTTACCGATAAAACCGTTCACACCGAGGATCAGCACGCGGGTGCGGCGTTTCAGGGCAACAAACGGTGCGCTGGTGACCAGTGCGCCATTCACCAGCCCTAACGACTGCGCCAGCTGTGTGCCCGGCATGTACACACCGTTTTCCGTCTGTCCGGTGACAATCTCCAGCGCCTGTTCACCGCAGGCGATAATCAGCGGGGATGAGGAAATCACCGTGCCCGGTTTCGCCGCAGGGGTGTCCGCGCGCACGCGGGATTTCCAGACGATAAATTTGCTCGCCCCGACATAGGCAACGGCACCCGGCCACGGGTCGGTCACTGCACGTACCAGGTTGTGCAATTGCGCCGCCGGTTTGGTCCAGTCCAGACGCCCGTCTTCCGGGGTGCGACGGCCAAAACAGGTGGCTTCGCTGTGGTTCTGTTCGGTCTCTTTAATCGTACCCTGACGCAAGGCAGGCAGCGCGTCGCGCAACAGCGTCTGGGCTGCCGCACACAGCTTGTGATGCAGGGTCAGCGCGGTGTCATCGGCATCAATACTGACGCGCTGCTGGGCGGCAATCGCCCCGGCATCGGCACTCTTCACCATGCGGTGCAGCGTCACGCCGGTTTCCGTTTCACCGTTCACCAGCGCCCAGTTCAGCGGCGCACGACCGCGATATTTTGGCAGCAGCGAACCGTGAAGATTAAACGCTCCGCCCGGTGCGGCGTTGAGGATCTCATCGCACAGCAAGTTGCGGTAATAGAAAGAGAAAATCACATCAGGAGCCAGTTTCTGGATGCGGTCCACCCACAGCGGATGGTTCACATCATCGGGCGCATATACCGGGATTTCACGCTCAGCGGCGATACGCGCCACGGAACTAAAGAAGTGGTTCTCGCCCGCAGTATCCGGGTGAGTGAAAATGGCAGCGATGTCATAGCCCGCTTCCAGAAGGGCTAACGTGCCCGTACAGCCCATATCGTGATAGGCAAAAACAACGGCTTTCATGGGTGATTTCCTTCCTGAGAGGATTTGTGTTCCTGACGGACAACACGTTGAATAAAGTAGCGCGGACGTGCGCGGACATCGTTGTAGATACGGCCGATGTACTCACCGAGTAACCCCATGCCGACAAACTGTGCGCCGATAAACATGAACAGCACGGCGAAGAGCATAAAGACCCCTTCCGCCGCCCATTGCGGACCATAGGCCAGACGCAGGACCACCAGCAGCACAGAGAGCGCAAAGCCCATCAGGGCAATGATGCTGCCGAAGACGCTGAGCAAGCGCAGCGGCGTGGTGGTCAGGCAGGTGATCAGGTCGTACATCAGATTGATCAGACGCATAAAGCTGTACTTCGATTCCCCGTGCTCGCGCTCGGCGTGCTGCACCGGGATCTCCGTGGCTTTGCGCGCAAAGGTATTCGCGAGAATTGGAATAAAGGTGCTGCGCTCGTGGCAGTGCAGCATCGCATCGACAATATGACGACGATAGGCGCGCAGCATGCAGCCGTAATCG
Above is a window of Lelliottia jeotgali DNA encoding:
- a CDS encoding undecaprenyl-phosphate 4-deoxy-4-formamido-L-arabinose transferase; this encodes MGKAYEILLVDDGSSDDSAMMLTEAAQADGSHIVAVLLNRNYGQHSAIMAGFSHVTGDLIITLDADLQNPPEEIPRLVATADEGYDVVGTVRQNRQDSVFRKLASRTINRLIQRTTGKAMGDYGCMLRAYRRHIVDAMLHCHERSTFIPILANTFARKATEIPVQHAEREHGESKYSFMRLINLMYDLITCLTTTPLRLLSVFGSIIALMGFALSVLLVVLRLAYGPQWAAEGVFMLFAVLFMFIGAQFVGMGLLGEYIGRIYNDVRARPRYFIQRVVRQEHKSSQEGNHP
- a CDS encoding UDP-glucuronic acid oxidase (UDP-4-keto-hexauronic acid decarboxylating), with product MKAVVFAYHDMGCTGTLALLEAGYDIAAIFTHPDTAGENHFFSSVARIAAEREIPVYAPDDVNHPLWVDRIQKLAPDVIFSFYYRNLLCDEILNAAPGGAFNLHGSLLPKYRGRAPLNWALVNGETETGVTLHRMVKSADAGAIAAQQRVSIDADDTALTLHHKLCAAAQTLLRDALPALRQGTIKETEQNHSEATCFGRRTPEDGRLDWTKPAAQLHNLVRAVTDPWPGAVAYVGASKFIVWKSRVRADTPAAKPGTVISSSPLIIACGEQALEIVTGQTENGVYMPGTQLAQSLGLVNGALVTSAPFVALKRRTRVLILGVNGFIGNHLTERLLKDDNYEIYGLDIGSDAISRFLDCPRFHFVEGDISIHSEWIEYHIKKCDVVLPLVAIATPIEYTRNPLRVFELDFEENLKIIRDCVKYNKRIIFPSTSEVYGMCTDKVFDEDTSNLVVGPINKQRWIYSVSKQLLDRVIWAYGEKENLRFTLFRPFNWMGPRLDNLNAARIGSSRAITQLILNLVEGSPIKLIEGGKQKRCFTDISDGIEALFRIIENKDGRCDGEIINIGNPENEASIRELAEMLLESFERHPLRDRFPPFAGFREVESSSYYGKGYQDVEHRKPSIRNAKRCLNWEPTVDMVQTIDETLDFFLRTVELTEQAS